In Schistocerca serialis cubense isolate TAMUIC-IGC-003099 chromosome 8, iqSchSeri2.2, whole genome shotgun sequence, one genomic interval encodes:
- the LOC126417149 gene encoding uncharacterized protein LOC126417149 — translation MSVEIRQMRIREKEECLSLTRQQNTEKLHVLTVLEEQKNKLTSSAQNRKIRQVEDCLQKVAEYAADCEKLSQLLKQLNEQADILKREIKLLQLKTRPHPLPATEQEKEMFEPFSPAAKNEKKEYLNKKGNTEVTDFQVQNDQQETESDKSFTEEEEKEEEREGKEDHHMGVQNLLENVLKRFTVPKKDKQSATEHSKEIKNSEGVEDATDVTDNNIRQCVHDLLPAIINEVGQLDISLGLTVIDDIIDKLSFRLELQEDTDNIRYILNQIIIDLSSKDVSNPELAISETIQDLETKEEHDDITEVKLILYHIIKDTMTVIAEEDFTSNNINYT, via the exons ATGTCTGTAGAGATTAGGCAG ATGAGAATACGAGAAAAAGAGGAATGTTTGTCACTCACGAGACAGCAAAACACAGAGAAACTGCATGTTCTTACTGTTCTGGAGGAACAGAAAAATAAACTGACATCAtcagctcaaaacagaaaaataagacaa GTTGAGGACTGTCTTCAAAAGGTGGCAGAATATGCTGCTGACTGTGAGAAATTATCACAGTTATTGAAACAACTAAATGAACAGGCTGAtattctgaaaagagaaataaaacttCTACAATTGAAAACAAGACCCCATCCATTACCTGCTACAGAGCAGGAAAAGGAaatgtttgaaccattttcacctgCAGCTAAGAATGAAAAGAAGGAATACCTCAACAAAAAGGGAAATACTGAAGTAACAGACTTCCAAGTGCAAAATGATCAACAAGAGACAGAATCAGATAAATCattcacagaagaagaagaaaaagaagaagaaagagaagggaaggaaGATCATCACATGGGTGTTCAAAATCTTCTGGAGAATGTTCTGAAGCGCTTTACTGTCCCTAAAAAAGACAAGCAATCTGCAACAGAACattctaaagaaataaaaaattcagagggtgtggaagaTGCCACTGATGTGACGGATAATAATATCAGACAGTGCGTGCATGACTTACTTCCAGCAATCATCAATGAAGTAGGCCAGTTGGATATATCTTTAGGTTTGACAGTGATTGATGATATTATTGACAAATTGAGTTTTAGGCTTGAATTGCAAGAAGATACAGACAACATTAGATACATATTAAATCAAATAATTATAGATCTCTCATCCAAGGATGTCTCTAATCCTGAACTTGCAATTAGTGAAACAATTCAAGATCTTGAAACAAAAGAGGAACATGATGATATCACAGAAGTGAAATTAATATTATATCATATCATCAAAGATACTATGACAGTTATTGCAGAAGAGGATTTCACATCTAACAATATAAATTATACTTAA